Proteins encoded together in one Variovorax paradoxus EPS window:
- a CDS encoding ArsR/SmtB family transcription factor, whose translation MDTTSNANADLQLARLAGAIAEPARARMLNCLMDGHARTATELATVAEVAASTASAHLARLKEERLVEVLVQGKHRYFRLADDNVAAALESLMVVAGAPRTVEFKPNTPSRLRAARTCYDHMAGTAGVALHDRLHAQGWLSGLQSGSYELTPEGAIALESLGVEVDAVRRSRRRFACACLDWSERRPHLGGALGAAWLQLSLRRGWVRQELDGRELALTPKAQREMPELFA comes from the coding sequence ATGGACACGACCTCGAACGCCAACGCAGATCTCCAATTGGCCCGCCTCGCCGGCGCCATCGCCGAGCCGGCGCGCGCCCGCATGCTCAACTGCCTGATGGACGGCCACGCGCGCACCGCGACCGAGCTCGCCACCGTCGCCGAGGTGGCCGCCTCCACCGCCAGCGCGCACCTCGCACGCCTGAAGGAAGAGCGATTGGTCGAAGTGCTCGTGCAGGGCAAGCACCGCTACTTCAGGCTTGCGGACGACAACGTCGCAGCCGCGCTCGAAAGCCTGATGGTCGTGGCCGGCGCGCCCCGCACGGTCGAGTTCAAACCGAACACGCCGAGCCGCCTGCGCGCCGCGCGCACCTGCTACGACCACATGGCCGGCACGGCCGGCGTCGCGCTGCACGACCGGCTGCATGCGCAAGGCTGGCTCAGCGGGCTGCAGAGCGGCTCGTACGAACTCACGCCCGAAGGCGCGATCGCGCTCGAAAGCCTGGGGGTCGAAGTCGATGCGGTGCGCCGTTCGCGCCGGCGCTTTGCCTGCGCGTGCCTCGACTGGAGCGAGCGCCGTCCGCATCTGGGCGGTGCGCTGGGTGCCGCGTGGCTGCAGCTGTCGCTGCGCCGCGGCTGGGTGCGGCAAGAGCTCGACGGGCGCGAACTCGCGCTCACGCCCAAGGCGCAGCGCGAGATGCCGGAGCTGTTCGCCTGA
- a CDS encoding cytochrome P450, whose product MNTSPTSLVDMPVDPVAAVMHADPYPFYAQLRAGPPLMWNEKMRVWVASRADVIESVLLAHGALRVRPAAEPVPRAIAGSPAGEVFGHLVRMNDGAAHQGHRPALQRALAGLDLNAVHTAALRVARDVPMAPLSDALFSMPMQAVAQLLGFADEALPQVDRWMRDFVACLSPLSTADQLQAASAAAGELMTRFELLTASAPPRNGTLLAAVLAESGAGTPLSRSLLANLVGLLSQTCDATAGLLGNSLIALMREPSLRQAACTRDGLQAIVDETARHDPSVHNTRRFAIEPITIAGTPLAAGDAVLLVLAAANRDPAFNPEPDRFQLVRERRRMLGFGHGMHACPGQALACTLAAAGLDALLNRQPDLDAIRARGWSYRPSANARIPVFH is encoded by the coding sequence ATGAACACAAGCCCCACTTCTCTCGTCGACATGCCTGTCGATCCGGTCGCGGCCGTCATGCACGCGGACCCTTATCCCTTCTATGCGCAACTGCGCGCAGGCCCGCCGCTCATGTGGAACGAGAAGATGCGCGTGTGGGTCGCGAGCCGCGCGGACGTCATCGAATCGGTGCTGCTCGCGCACGGCGCGCTGCGTGTGCGGCCCGCCGCCGAACCGGTTCCACGCGCCATCGCCGGTAGTCCGGCCGGCGAGGTGTTCGGCCATCTGGTGCGCATGAACGATGGCGCTGCGCACCAGGGGCATCGACCCGCGTTGCAGCGCGCGCTGGCCGGGCTGGACCTGAATGCCGTGCACACAGCGGCCTTGCGGGTTGCGCGCGACGTGCCGATGGCGCCTTTGTCGGACGCGTTGTTTTCGATGCCCATGCAGGCGGTCGCGCAGTTACTCGGTTTTGCAGATGAAGCGCTGCCGCAGGTGGACCGCTGGATGCGCGATTTCGTCGCCTGCCTGTCGCCGCTGTCGACGGCGGACCAGTTGCAGGCGGCGAGCGCTGCCGCGGGCGAACTGATGACGCGCTTCGAGCTGCTGACCGCGAGTGCGCCTCCTCGCAACGGCACGCTGCTCGCGGCCGTGCTGGCCGAGAGCGGTGCCGGCACGCCGCTCTCGCGCTCCCTGCTCGCCAACCTCGTCGGCCTGCTCTCGCAGACCTGCGATGCGACGGCCGGCCTGCTGGGAAACAGCCTCATCGCACTGATGCGCGAACCTTCATTGCGCCAGGCTGCGTGCACCCGCGACGGACTGCAGGCCATCGTGGATGAGACGGCGCGGCACGATCCTTCGGTTCACAACACGCGCCGCTTCGCGATCGAGCCCATCACCATCGCAGGCACGCCGCTGGCGGCGGGCGATGCGGTGCTGCTGGTGCTGGCCGCTGCCAACCGCGACCCGGCTTTCAACCCCGAGCCGGACCGCTTCCAGCTGGTGCGCGAACGGCGCCGCATGCTCGGCTTCGGCCACGGCATGCACGCCTGCCCGGGCCAGGCGCTGGCCTGCACGCTGGCGGCTGCGGGGCTCGACGCGCTGCTGAACCGCCAGCCCGATCTCGACGCGATCCGCGCGCGCGGCTGGAGCTATCGCCCTTCGGCCAACGCGCGCATCCCGGTCTTCCACTGA